Part of the Trypanosoma brucei brucei TREU927 chromosome 2, complete sequence genome, AACAAGGCAAAAGATGGAATAGCTAAGCAACTCCCTGAGGCAAAGAAAGCCGGTGAGGAAGCTGAAAAACTACACAccgaagtgaagaaggccgCGAAGAATGCACGCGGAGTGAGGTTAAGTGAAGGAACGAACTCTAGTGGCCTTTACAGGATTTTGGATTGGTATTGTtttaaagaaggggagaatgCGGGTAAGAGCGACAACTGTGATGGCGTCAAGTTCAGCGTGCATTACGAAACGCACAGAAGAAGGAATGTTATTgactgcagcagcaccggCTATGAGGAGAATTATGATTGGTCTGCGAACGCGCTGCAGGTGGCCCTAAATAGCTGGGAGAATGTGAAGCCAAAAAAAGTGGAGTCAGCCGGGTCGGACATGAATTGCAACATCGGCCAATCTTCCGAGAGCCATCCGTGCACCATGACAGAGGAGTGGCAGACTCCATACAAGGAAACTGTCGAAAAGCTAAGGGAACTTGAGGATGCGTaccaaaggggaaagaaggctCATGATGCTATGTTGGGTTACGCTAATACCGCATATGCTGTGAACACGAAAGTGGAACAGGAAAAGCCGCTGACAGAGGTGATAGCGGCAGCCAAGGACGCAGGGAAAAAGGGCGCGAAAATTATAATACCCGCAGCTGCCCCAGCAACACCGACTAACAgcacaaaaaatgaagatagTGCTTCAACCGAGCATGTTGATAGAGGGATtgcaacaaatgaaacacaGGTGGAAGTTGGTATTGATGCTGACTTTGATAGTCTCCTAGATGCCACAGAGGCTGCAGAGGTAACGCGTAGACATCAGAGAACAGCAATGATTATATTGGCAGTCCTTGTACCTGCCATTATTCTTGTGGTTACGGCCGTTGCATTCTTCATAATGGTGAAACGAAGGAGGAATAGCTCCAAGGATGTGGACACCGGAAAAGCGGAGGGTGGGGTTTCTAGCGTAAAAGTAGTAATGTAGACTCACCTTCACTCTTAGACAAatgtgcagttttttttttaaacagcgagtgtaaataaggaaaaccaaagagaataaaaatgataatgagTTGAATAAAAGTATATAGATTCATGAGATAAGGAAGAAGGTCTAGCAgccttttcgttgtttttgttttgtggtaaTACCTTacctatattttttttaaaaataaagaattgaCACAATAGAGTAAATATTTTCGCTTGAAGAAGCCGTTGTtgattttctcttccatttgtAAATTCAGCTGATCGTTTGAAGCATCCATCTCTCACACTGTACGTCATCATGGCTGGCGTGCTTCATGAAACTGCCACAACCGTATCATACAGGGGAGCGCTATGCAAATTAGCAGGTGTTGAGCTACAAGGGATTAATTTATCACCACCTCAAAGGTTGTGTCAGTTGGAGTTGCTGATCAGTCGTGAGATCAACTGGCTGGCAGCAGTCCTCgaggaatgggaagaaaaatatatgctCTTCACATGTGTGCCgtaccgtggtgttgtgGACGCGTTTACAACCCTGCTCAGGACAATTAAGCGGCACCTGGAGACAGAGAACAGTTCAAAGGACAATGAAAAGGAGTGGGATGCGTTGCTGGCTTCTAGCATTACTGAATTTCAGGTGGAGGTTATGGAAATCGGAAAGGGTAAGAGTTActagcatttttttcttttcttcctaaaTGGacatttaactttttttcctcttttttttacggtggtatatcctctttttttgtcacccAATGGTTAAATTACCATGCggtgacaaaacaaagactCGGTTTTTAAACTCATTGAGAATAATAGAGTACGCATacctaaaaaaaagtgtatgcGGAGTGGATTATGTATTCTCATGAAATCAATCATTCAAATATCTAATGCAAAGCGCAAACAACTGTACGacggaaatttttttaatttttgcggTGCCTCTATAAATAACTCCTTCACTAACCGTTATTGCTCGACGTAGCATCACTAGGTAAACCTTTACGCGTTCGTCTGCTTTGAATGCACTAGTTCATACAGCTCCCTAAAGTCTAACTCCGTCTCAACTCTTTCCCCACTCTTACACATCGAATAGTCTTTGGCAAAATACAAACCTTTGGGAGTCACACCTCCACAAGAAATTAGTTATAGCTAGCCTTCCCCCACTGCCCACATTATGCATCCTTATCAATTGCCTCGGCTGATAACTTAAATTGACAGCGTAATTGAACTATCCGTCTCTGTTATGAGTCCCTGATGGCAGTACTCGTGGTTTCCATAGGAGGGGGAACGATCCGTCCGAATAATCCAAATTTGAGGGGTTAAAGGGTAGTAAAATACATTACTTTCATCAGATGAAGAACACACGAAATGACTTAAGGGTGCGAGAGTGGCATTCTGAACCTGTAAAATGTGTACCTTGCCTGCTTCTTCATGCCAtgaaatgtaaatatatccCAAACATTCAAGTCTGCTTTGTCGATATATTTGTCACAGAAGTGTAGTAGGTTACATGGTCTGTGTGAACTAGGGATCGAAAGCTCTCAGGTGGCAATGCTTGGCGGTGTAATGTATGCATGGCCGCAGTGTTGAATACCATTCCTTATATCTACTCGATGAGTTCAGTTTTGGCGAGTTAGCCTATGATTGTGTCTTCGATGTTTTATCTCGGGGTTTAGTAGAGGTGGACACATATAAAGTTATGGGGGCGGCTGTTACCTGTGGGAGTCCTATTATAAAGTGGTAAGTACTGTGCCTCTTTTATGGGTGCTGTCAGACaagcattttgttttgtgtggagACGAACTTTCCTCCATCTGCTTTGGAGGGACGATTTAAGTCACTGCTGGTTTCTGTTGTGCAATAGAAACGCGAGAGGCAAAGTGTGTCTGTTGAAGTGCGATAATTCTTTTTGGGCGCGTCTTCATTACCGGGATGTTGGGAATGCTGATTACTGCTGTTTCCACTGTAGTGAGGCGAATAAACAGCTGCAAGTGTGTTTCGAATCCCTTTAGTTTTTAGTAAATCCTTTTCCGAATATGTGAATACCAAGCATACACACGCAATAATTTCCAAGCTAATATTTGTAACTCTGGATATTTCACAACTTGGGTATGTATGTAACATTGTAAAttgctttgcttcttttgcaAAATCATTTGTGGAAGAGTTCTTGATAAGACTGAAAGGTggaataatataaaaaaatgatgaagtATTTGCTGGTATTTGCAATTATTGCCACAAGAATCCCTGTGTTGTTGGCGACTAATGGTGGAGATAAACATGTGAAAGCTAACAAGAAGTTGACGAAAGAGGGAGCAGCGGCACTCTGTAAAATGAAGCATCTTGCTGATAAAGTTGCAGAGGAGAGATCACAAGAGTTGAAGGATAGAACTCAAAATTTTGCTGGTTATATAGAGTTCGAGTTGTATAGAATAGATTATTGGTTGGAAAAGCTGAACGGTCCGAAGGGGCGAAAAGACGGTTATGCTAAGCTGTCTGACTCTGATatagaaaaagtaaaggagataTTCAACAAGGCAAAAGATGGAATAGCTAAGCAACTCCCTGAGGCAAAGAAAGCCGGTGAGGAAGCTGAAAAACTACACAccgaagtgaagaaggccgCGAAGAATGCACGCGGAGTGAGGTTAAGTGAAGGAACGAACTCTAGTGGCCTTTACAGGATTTTGGATTGGTATTGTtttaaagaaggggagaatgCGGGTAAGAGCGACAACTGTGATGGCGTCAAGTTCAGCGTGCATTACGAAACGCACAGAAGAAGGAATGTTATTgactgcagcagcaccggCTATGAGGAGAATTATGATTGGTCTGCGAACGCGCTGCAGGTGGCCCTAAATAGCTGGGAGAATGTGAAGCCAAAAAAAGTGGAGTCAGCCGGGTCGGACATGAATTGCAACATCGGCCAATCTTCCGAGAGCCATCCGTGCACCATGACAGAGGAGTGGCAGACTCCATACAAGGAAACTGTCGAAAAGCTAAGGGAACTTGAGGATGCGTaccaaaggggaaagaaggctCATGATGCTATGTTGGGTTACGCTAATACCGCATATGCTGTGAACACGAAAGTGGAACAGGAAAAGCCGCTGACAGAGGTGATAGCGGCAGCCAAGGAAGCAGGGAAAAAGGGCGCGAAAATTATAATACCCGCAGCTGCCCCAGCAACACCGACTAACAgcacaaaaaatgaagatagTGCTTCAACCGAGCATGTTGATAGAGGGATtgcaacaaatgaaacacaGGTGGAAGTTGGTATTGATGCTGACTTTGATAGTCTCCTAGATGCCACAGAGGCTGCAGAGGTAACGCGTAGACATCAGAGAACAGCAATGATTATATTGGCAGTCCTTGTACCTGCCATTATTCTTGTGGTTACGGCCGTTGCATTCTTCATAATGGTGAAACGAAGGAGGAATAGCTCCAAGGATGTGGACACCGGAAAAGCGGAGGGTGGGGTTTCTAGCGTAAAAGTAGTAATGTAGACTCACCTTCACTCTTAGACAAatgtgcagttttttttttaaacagcgagtgtaaataaggaaaaccaaagagaataaaaatgataatgagTTGAATGAAAGTATATAGATTCATGAGATAAGGAAGAAGGTCTAGCAgcattttcgttgtttttgttttgtggtaaTACCTTacctatattttttttaaaaataaagaattgaCACAATAGAGTAAATATTTTCGCTTGAAGAAGCCGTTGTtgattttctcttccatttgtAAATTCAGCTGATCGTTTGAAGCATCCATCTCTCACACTGTACGTCATCATGGCTGGCGTGCTTCATGAAACTGCCACAACCGTATCATACAGGGGAGCGCTATGCAAATTAGCAGGTGTTGAGCTACAAGGGATTAATTTATCACCACCTCAAAGGTTGTGTCAGTTGGAGTTGCTGATCAGTCGTGAGATCAACTGGCTGGCAGCAGTCCTCgaggaatgggaagaaaaatatatgctCTTCACATGTGTGCCgtaccgtggtgttgtgGACGCGTTTACAACCCTGCTCAGGACAATTAAGCGGCACCTGGAGACAGAGAACAGTTCAAAGGACAATGAAAAGGAGTGGGATGCGTTGCTGGCTTCTAGCATTACTGAATTTCAGGTGGAGGTTATGGAAATCGGAAAGGGTAAGAGTTActagcatttttttcttttcttcctaaaTGGacatttaactttttttcctcttttttttacggtggtatatcctctttttttgtcacccAATGGTTAAATTACCATGCggtgacaaaacaaagactCGGTTTTTAAACTCATTGAGAATAATAGAGTACGCATacctaaaaaaaagtgtatgcGGAGTGGATTATGTATTCTCATGAAATCAATCATTCAAATATCTAATGCAAAGCGCAAACAACTGTACGacggaaatttttttaatttttgcggTGCCTCTATAAATAACTCCTTCACTAACCGTTATTGCTCGACGTAGCATCACTAGGTAAACCTTTACGCGTTCGTCTGCTTTGAATGCACTAGTTCATACAGCTCCCTAAAGTCTAACTCCGTCTCAACTTTTTCCCCACTCTTACACATCGAATAGTCTCCGACAAAATACAAACCCTTGGGAGTCGCACCTCCACAAGAAATTAGTTATAGCTAGCCTTCCCCCACTGCCCACATTATGCATCCTTATCAATTGCCTCGGCTGATAACTTAAATTGACAGCGTAATTGAACTATCCGTCTCTGTTATGAGTCCCTGATGGCAGTACTCGTGGTTTCCATAGGAGGGGGAACGATCCGTCCGAATAATCCAAATTTGAGGGGTTAAAGGGTAGTAAAATACATTACTTTCATCAGATGAAGAACACACGAAATGACTTAAGGGTGCGAGAGTGGCATTCTGAACCTGTAAAATGTGTACCTTGCCTGCTTCTTCATGCCAtgaaatgtaaatatatccCAAACATTCAAGTCTGCTTTGTCGATATATTTGTCACAGAAGTGTAGTAGGTTACATGGTCTGTGTGAACTAGGGATCGAAAGCTCTCAGGTGGCAATGCTTGGCGGTGTAATGTATGCATGGCCGCAGTGTTGAATACCATTCCTTATATCTACTCGATGAGTTCAGTTTTGGCGAATTAGCCTATGATTGTGTCTTCGATGTTTTATCTCGGGGTTTAGTAGAGGTGGACACATATAAAGTTATGGGGGCGGCTGTTACCTGTGGGAGTCCTATTATAAAGTGGTAAGTACTGTGCCTCTTTTATGGGTGCTGTCAGACaagcattttgttttgtgtggagACGgactttcctccatttgctTTGGAGGGACGATTTAAGTCACTGCTGGTTTCTGTTGTGCAATAGAAACGCGAGAGGCAAAGTGTGTCTGTTGAAGTGTGATTATTCTTTTTGGGTGCGTCTTCATTACCGGGATGTTGGGAATGCTGATTACTGCTGTTTCCACTGTAGTGAGGCGAATAAACAGCTGCAAGTGTGTTTCGGATCCCTTTAGTTTTTAGTAAATCCTTTTCCGAATATGTGAATACCAAG contains:
- a CDS encoding 65 kDa invariant surface glycoprotein encodes the protein MMKYLLVFAIIATRIPVLLATNGGDKHVKANKKLTKEGAAALCKMKHLADKVAEERSQELKDRTQNFAGYIEFELYRIDYWLEKLNGPKGRKDGYAKLSDSDIEKVKEIFNKAKDGIAKQLPEAKKAGEEAEKLHTEVKKAAKNARGVRLSEGTNSSGLYRILDWYCFKEGENAGKSDNCDGVKFSVHYETHRRRNVIDCSSTGYEENYDWSANALQVALNSWENVKPKKVESAGSDMNCNIGQSSESHPCTMTEEWQTPYKETVEKLRELEDAYQRGKKAHDAMLGYANTAYAVNTKVEQEKPLTEVIAAAKDAGKKGAKIIIPAAAPATPTNSTKNEDSASTEHVDRGIATNETQVEVGIDADFDSLLDATEAAEVTRRHQRTAMIILAVLVPAIILVVTAVAFFIMVKRRRNSSKDVDTGKAEGGVSSVKVVM
- a CDS encoding 65 kDa invariant surface glycoprotein, which encodes MMKYLLVFAIIATRIPVLLATNGGDKHVKANKKLTKEGAAALCKMKHLADKVAEERSQELKDRTQNFAGYIEFELYRIDYWLEKLNGPKGRKDGYAKLSDSDIEKVKEIFNKAKDGIAKQLPEAKKAGEEAEKLHTEVKKAAKNARGVRLSEGTNSSGLYRILDWYCFKEGENAGKSDNCDGVKFSVHYETHRRRNVIDCSSTGYEENYDWSANALQVALNSWENVKPKKVESAGSDMNCNIGQSSESHPCTMTEEWQTPYKETVEKLRELEDAYQRGKKAHDAMLGYANTAYAVNTKVEQEKPLTEVIAAAKEAGKKGAKIIIPAAAPATPTNSTKNEDSASTEHVDRGIATNETQVEVGIDADFDSLLDATEAAEVTRRHQRTAMIILAVLVPAIILVVTAVAFFIMVKRRRNSSKDVDTGKAEGGVSSVKVVM